From a region of the Halanaerobium hydrogeniformans genome:
- the rpsT gene encoding 30S ribosomal protein S20, translated as MPIIKSAKKRVKVTEKKTAQNREWKDKLKTAIKDFKNVVEAGNKEKAEEQLKETIKVIDKAVSRNIIHKNNAARKKSRLTKMYNNM; from the coding sequence ATGCCTATTATTAAGTCTGCGAAAAAGAGAGTAAAAGTTACAGAAAAGAAGACCGCTCAAAACCGTGAGTGGAAAGATAAACTTAAAACAGCTATTAAAGATTTTAAAAATGTAGTTGAAGCAGGGAACAAAGAAAAAGCAGAAGAACAGTTAAAAGAGACTATTAAGGTCATCGATAAGGCTGTATCACGCAATATAATTCATAAAAATAATGCAGCCCGCAAAAAATCCCGCCTCACAAAAATGTATAATAACATGTAA
- the holA gene encoding DNA polymerase III subunit delta gives MEVKDFIENENKLKNLYYIYSADNYLRDEFKDKFIDKFVEENIRDFNLSIVQPGEDYFKKLSNAVQTPPLGSKKRFVISQLEAEDSFDKKAQQKLISIIENLDKTTCLLFLSSNSLDKRKKLYLTIKKKGSYFEFKAPKYGNLDKWIVRRFREHNKKIDKRSIKVLENMFSNKLEILATEIEKIITRFPDKEKISYYDIKDLISRERFIEDEEIFAFLDLIGEKKTDKALISLKEMLNKGVYPLYLLTMLANQIELLMQVKYYSQFTKNNKEIAKKINKHPYPVKKALQRSRNFTQLELERILEEILTANYHFLTGYYPEQNTALEMIIIKAINY, from the coding sequence ATGGAAGTTAAAGACTTTATAGAAAATGAGAATAAATTAAAAAATCTATATTATATTTATTCAGCAGATAATTATCTTAGAGATGAATTTAAAGATAAATTTATTGATAAGTTTGTTGAAGAAAATATCAGAGATTTTAATTTATCAATTGTTCAGCCTGGAGAGGATTATTTTAAAAAACTAAGCAATGCAGTTCAGACTCCACCTCTGGGAAGCAAAAAAAGATTTGTGATCTCTCAATTAGAAGCTGAGGACTCTTTTGATAAAAAAGCACAACAAAAGCTTATTTCTATTATTGAAAATTTAGACAAAACCACCTGCCTTTTATTTTTGAGCTCCAATTCATTAGATAAGAGAAAAAAATTATATTTAACCATAAAGAAAAAAGGTAGTTATTTTGAGTTTAAAGCCCCCAAATATGGGAATTTAGACAAATGGATTGTTAGACGTTTTAGGGAACACAATAAAAAAATTGATAAAAGATCAATTAAGGTTTTAGAAAATATGTTTAGCAACAAATTAGAAATTCTTGCAACTGAGATTGAAAAGATAATTACTCGATTTCCCGATAAGGAAAAAATCTCATATTATGATATAAAAGATTTAATCAGCAGAGAAAGATTTATAGAAGATGAAGAAATTTTTGCGTTTTTAGATTTGATTGGAGAAAAGAAAACAGATAAAGCACTTATAAGTCTTAAAGAAATGTTAAATAAAGGTGTATATCCCCTGTATTTATTAACTATGTTAGCAAATCAAATCGAATTATTGATGCAGGTTAAATATTACAGTCAATTTACAAAAAACAATAAAGAAATTGCTAAAAAGATAAACAAACATCCTTATCCAGTTAAAAAAGCTCTGCAGAGAAGCAGAAATTTTACTCAACTAGAATTAGAAAGAATTTTGGAAGAAATTTTAACTGCAAATTATCATTTTTTAACAGGTTATTATCCAGAACAAAATACTGCTTTAGAAATGATAATTATTAAAGCGATAAATTATTAA
- a CDS encoding DNA internalization-related competence protein ComEC/Rec2, with protein sequence MNINRKPFICIAFAMLTGIILARILIEIKFYFALKMLIFIQLISILYYFIYEYDFSKRKLIIVLSLVFLLFGSSLYSYQEYKYHSSYSIVNFLDDDYVNIKGRIIIDPADLEGNNLYIKADYINGEKVKYGKIITAKQNFDYYENNIVISADIKVSLPEEQKNPGGFCYRSHLKQNGIYLQSWSIKNINYHHRKFSYKNYLIKSKYNILSTIDSLVSNENAGFIKAILLGERSAISYHKEKQLQEAGASHLLAISGLHIAIIIMVFSYFAFNIFEERKTALCVITLFNIIYIILVGVRASILRASIFALLYLWAEIFNRKADFLNIIAFSLLINLLINPYLLFTVGLQLSYSLVLTLYYLTPLISEFLNKIFAVSIAAQLAAIPLTAYYFGQYAYIALITNLWAIPIISFLLPLILFILVLSTVLPPLIYFFGPPLEMILNIFFKTLELMTQIQGRMLTISRPNLALVFLYYIIMFTLPYVFKTRIIELNNKKFNWARKIFPVTFLIIFLLIFSTFNSGLLELHFISVGQGDGIYIQFPDGQNMLVDTGPPGPQGRNIEYSILPFLNYKGVSSIDYLVISHFHADHTGGIPTLLENKNVRNIFIAQPAERDQFKNYIINYTNNNKNSNLFYLSENNSFNVSGCRINFLNPPKNTVFEDENKNSLVFLLEYGKHSFIFTGDLYSCGEKRIVREHQLGKIDVLKVGHHGSDTSSSKFFLDSIAPDYAVIPVGRNNFNHPAEKVIKNLEKRKIKYFRTDKDGAVAVKTDGINLKVNSFLD encoded by the coding sequence ATGAATATTAATAGAAAACCTTTTATATGTATAGCTTTTGCAATGCTTACTGGAATTATTTTGGCGCGAATTTTAATTGAAATAAAATTTTATTTTGCTTTAAAAATGTTGATATTTATTCAACTAATTTCTATATTATATTATTTTATTTATGAATATGACTTTTCCAAAAGAAAGCTAATTATTGTTTTATCATTAGTATTTTTACTGTTTGGCAGCTCATTATATTCTTATCAAGAATATAAATATCATAGTTCTTATTCTATTGTAAATTTTCTTGATGATGATTATGTAAATATTAAAGGACGGATTATAATAGACCCAGCAGATTTAGAAGGAAATAATCTTTATATTAAAGCTGATTATATTAACGGAGAAAAAGTTAAATATGGAAAGATTATTACAGCAAAACAGAACTTCGATTATTATGAAAATAATATTGTTATTTCTGCTGATATTAAAGTCTCACTTCCAGAAGAGCAAAAAAATCCTGGTGGTTTTTGTTATCGGAGCCATTTAAAACAGAATGGAATATATCTTCAAAGCTGGTCGATTAAAAATATAAACTATCATCACAGAAAATTTTCTTATAAAAATTATCTCATCAAAAGCAAATATAATATACTTTCGACCATTGATAGTTTAGTTAGTAATGAAAATGCAGGTTTTATCAAAGCAATTTTATTAGGAGAAAGATCTGCAATTTCTTATCACAAAGAAAAACAATTACAGGAGGCAGGAGCCAGTCATTTACTTGCCATTTCTGGTTTGCATATCGCAATAATTATCATGGTTTTTAGCTATTTTGCTTTTAATATTTTTGAAGAAAGAAAAACTGCTCTTTGTGTCATAACTTTATTTAATATTATATATATTATATTGGTTGGAGTAAGAGCTTCAATATTACGGGCATCAATATTTGCTTTATTATATTTGTGGGCAGAAATATTTAATCGTAAAGCTGATTTCTTAAATATCATTGCTTTTAGCCTTCTAATTAATCTGCTTATAAATCCATATTTGTTATTTACAGTAGGTTTGCAACTTTCTTATTCCCTTGTTTTAACATTATATTATTTAACCCCTTTAATTTCAGAATTTTTAAATAAAATATTTGCCGTATCTATTGCTGCCCAATTGGCCGCAATACCTTTAACAGCTTATTATTTTGGTCAGTATGCTTATATAGCTTTAATAACAAACCTTTGGGCAATTCCAATTATTAGTTTTTTACTTCCACTGATTTTATTTATCCTGGTTTTAAGTACTGTTTTACCTCCACTTATTTATTTCTTTGGGCCACCTCTAGAAATGATTCTAAATATATTTTTTAAAACTTTAGAGTTAATGACTCAAATCCAGGGTAGAATGCTCACAATATCTCGCCCAAATCTTGCTTTGGTCTTTTTATATTATATAATAATGTTTACTTTGCCTTATGTATTTAAAACAAGAATTATTGAGCTGAACAACAAAAAATTTAATTGGGCTAGAAAAATCTTTCCTGTAACTTTTTTAATTATTTTTCTCTTAATATTCTCTACTTTTAACTCAGGACTTTTAGAACTCCATTTTATTTCTGTAGGTCAAGGAGATGGGATATATATTCAGTTTCCAGATGGGCAAAACATGCTTGTAGATACAGGTCCCCCTGGACCTCAAGGAAGAAATATCGAATATAGCATTTTACCATTTTTAAATTACAAAGGAGTTTCCAGCATAGACTATCTTGTAATAAGTCATTTTCATGCAGATCATACTGGAGGGATACCTACTTTATTAGAAAATAAAAATGTTAGAAATATATTTATAGCTCAGCCGGCAGAAAGAGACCAATTTAAAAATTATATTATTAATTATACTAATAATAATAAAAATAGTAATTTATTTTATCTTTCAGAGAATAATTCTTTTAATGTTTCAGGCTGCAGAATTAATTTTTTGAATCCTCCCAAAAATACAGTATTTGAAGATGAAAACAAAAATTCTCTCGTTTTTTTATTAGAATATGGTAAACACAGTTTTATTTTTACAGGTGACTTATACAGTTGTGGTGAAAAAAGGATCGTTAGAGAACACCAGCTGGGTAAAATTGATGTCTTAAAAGTTGGTCATCATGGCAGTGATACATCTAGCAGCAAATTCTTTTTAGATTCTATTGCACCAGATTATGCTGTTATTCCAGTTGGGAGAAATAATTTTAATCATCCTGCAGAAAAAGTTATAAAAAATTTAGAGAAAAGAAAAATTAAATATTTTAGAACTGATAAAGATGGTGCAGTAGCAGTAAAAACTGATGGGATTAATTTAAAAGTTAATTCTTTTTTAGACTAG
- a CDS encoding helix-hairpin-helix domain-containing protein translates to MFEKLNKKYFVLVILVFFSLFSYFFNSQENYNMDFNQNTEKVIEIDQNLNVVENNFTIIVHLTGEVNNPGVYQLEDGARLVDLLKIAGGLTDKADLELINLAVSLVDGQKIIIPNKNARERGINNHAVEQNLTEPDNLEFFSENNNNSLININRADANELVNLSGIGEAKARAIISYREENGHFQTKEDLINISGIGEKTLDNIRDEISLR, encoded by the coding sequence ATGTTTGAAAAACTAAATAAGAAATATTTTGTTCTTGTTATTCTTGTTTTTTTCTCGTTGTTTTCTTATTTTTTCAATAGCCAGGAAAATTATAATATGGATTTCAATCAAAACACAGAAAAAGTTATAGAGATTGACCAAAATCTTAATGTAGTTGAAAATAATTTCACTATAATTGTTCATCTGACTGGAGAAGTTAATAATCCAGGTGTTTACCAACTTGAAGATGGTGCTCGTCTGGTTGATCTGCTCAAAATCGCAGGTGGATTAACTGATAAAGCTGATTTAGAATTAATTAATCTTGCAGTATCGCTTGTTGATGGCCAAAAAATTATAATTCCAAATAAAAATGCTAGAGAAAGAGGTATTAATAATCATGCCGTAGAACAAAATTTAACTGAACCTGATAATTTAGAATTTTTTTCAGAAAATAATAACAATTCTTTAATTAATATTAATAGAGCAGATGCTAATGAGTTGGTAAACTTAAGTGGTATTGGGGAAGCAAAAGCGAGAGCTATAATTAGCTATCGAGAAGAAAATGGTCATTTTCAAACAAAAGAAGACTTAATAAATATAAGTGGAATAGGAGAAAAAACTTTAGATAATATTAGAGATGAGATTAGTTTGAGATGA
- the udk gene encoding uridine kinase, which yields MKTFLIGIAGGTASGKTTLARILKDSFADNAVILKHDYYYYDSSYFKVEDDKINFDHPGSFETELLVKHLKKLKNGEAINRPVYSYKKNERLEEKKKVKPAPIIIVEGILIFHYETLRKLFDLKIYVDTDADIRLLRRITRDIKQRDRSFESVKKQYLSTVKPMHQKYVEPSKYYSDIIIPHGGLNDIANDLIIKKIKDHLRT from the coding sequence ATGAAGACATTTTTAATTGGCATTGCAGGTGGAACTGCTTCTGGCAAAACTACACTTGCCAGAATATTAAAGGACTCTTTTGCAGATAATGCAGTTATTTTAAAACATGATTATTATTATTATGATAGTTCTTATTTTAAAGTGGAAGATGATAAAATAAATTTTGATCATCCGGGTTCATTTGAAACAGAACTTTTAGTTAAACACCTAAAAAAATTAAAAAATGGAGAGGCTATTAATAGACCTGTTTATTCTTATAAAAAAAACGAACGGCTAGAAGAAAAAAAGAAGGTTAAACCAGCACCAATAATAATAGTTGAGGGTATTTTGATTTTTCATTATGAAACTTTAAGAAAGTTATTTGATTTAAAAATTTATGTAGATACAGATGCTGATATAAGACTTTTGCGAAGAATTACTAGAGATATTAAACAAAGAGATAGAAGCTTTGAATCTGTAAAAAAACAGTATTTAAGCACTGTAAAACCGATGCACCAAAAATATGTTGAACCAAGCAAATATTATTCAGATATTATAATTCCCCATGGAGGTTTAAATGATATTGCAAATGATTTGATCATTAAAAAAATAAAAGACCATTTGCGAACTTAA
- a CDS encoding DUF3343 domain-containing protein produces MRKNNNSYYVIIFQSKEDSIKAEKILKENEIEYKIIPLPDVIEADCGRTIKIEKNLKEVLDIIIKYNIIYKEMYRVELKDNDIEFYKI; encoded by the coding sequence TTGCGAAAAAATAATAATAGTTATTATGTAATAATTTTTCAGTCAAAAGAAGATTCTATAAAAGCAGAAAAAATTTTAAAAGAAAATGAAATTGAATATAAAATAATTCCACTACCAGATGTTATTGAGGCAGATTGCGGAAGAACTATCAAAATAGAAAAAAATTTAAAAGAAGTACTCGATATTATTATTAAATATAATATTATTTATAAAGAAATGTATAGGGTAGAATTAAAAGATAATGACATAGAATTTTATAAAATATAA
- a CDS encoding patatin-like phospholipase family protein → MYGLVLEGGGAKGAYHIGALKAIEELDIKISAVAGTSIGAMNGAMYVQGKLDEAYDYWYNVSTSQVLDIEDKYLSQLLNLTINQDNISYFIAKAKELLQNKGLDSSYLKSILKENIDERLLRSSDIDFAIVTLSLSDFKPLELFLEDIPEGKVIDYILASSYLPAFKLERIDGKILIDGGFYNNLPIKTLLDKGYKKLIAIRTYGLGDIEKKEDEDTEIIYINPSEDLGRMLNFDQENARRNIQMGYYDTIKYFKNLLGKKYYITGPEQENYFINYLLEINKEEKKELLRQFSFPEEPHQRSFFENFIPKLVNLLELDYQADYSKIMIVLLEKLAENNKINRFEIYHFEKLLNLVKKNYHKKDESLRKKLPAFIKTSKFLPKQLKEDLLLDIAEKIFLK, encoded by the coding sequence ATGTATGGTTTAGTGCTTGAGGGTGGTGGTGCAAAAGGTGCTTATCACATTGGTGCTTTAAAGGCAATTGAAGAACTAGATATTAAAATTTCTGCTGTTGCAGGGACATCGATCGGTGCGATGAATGGAGCAATGTATGTCCAGGGCAAACTTGATGAGGCCTATGATTATTGGTATAATGTTTCTACCTCACAGGTCTTAGATATAGAAGATAAATATCTGTCTCAATTACTTAACCTTACTATTAACCAGGATAATATCTCTTATTTTATAGCTAAGGCAAAAGAGTTACTGCAAAATAAAGGGCTTGACAGCTCTTATTTAAAATCTATTTTAAAAGAAAATATTGATGAGCGATTATTAAGAAGTTCAGATATTGATTTTGCAATTGTAACACTTTCTTTAAGTGATTTTAAACCACTTGAATTATTTTTAGAAGATATTCCTGAGGGTAAAGTTATAGATTATATTCTTGCAAGTTCCTATCTTCCTGCTTTTAAATTGGAAAGAATAGATGGAAAGATTTTAATAGATGGAGGTTTTTACAATAATTTGCCTATAAAAACACTTTTAGATAAAGGCTATAAAAAACTAATTGCTATTAGAACATATGGCCTGGGAGATATTGAAAAAAAAGAAGATGAAGATACAGAAATAATATATATTAATCCATCTGAAGATTTAGGGAGAATGTTGAATTTTGATCAGGAAAATGCCAGGCGAAATATTCAAATGGGTTATTATGATACAATAAAATATTTTAAAAATTTACTTGGTAAAAAATATTATATAACAGGACCTGAACAGGAAAATTATTTTATTAATTATCTTTTGGAAATTAATAAAGAAGAAAAAAAAGAATTGTTAAGACAGTTTTCTTTTCCAGAGGAACCTCATCAACGTTCTTTTTTTGAAAATTTCATACCCAAACTAGTTAATCTGCTAGAGTTAGATTATCAAGCGGATTATTCCAAAATAATGATTGTTCTCTTAGAAAAGTTAGCAGAAAATAATAAAATTAATAGATTTGAAATATATCATTTTGAAAAACTTTTAAATTTAGTTAAGAAAAACTATCATAAAAAAGATGAATCTTTAAGAAAAAAACTTCCTGCATTTATTAAAACCAGCAAATTTCTACCCAAACAACTTAAAGAAGATCTATTATTAGATATTGCTGAAAAAATATTTTTGAAATAA
- a CDS encoding cytidylate kinase family protein, with protein MKSLQIITISRQTASGGNEIAEQLAKRLGFKLINRDYVLEKWLPDVADDHQLHMLKQSRKFYNRRIEQKYGLEKDLTFAGFIENRLRDLAKEKNLLIVGLGAQVIFKNHSRAIHIKIVASDEYRVNKISKKYGLKKEQAERTIELSDRKKRRYVWQVHEVDWSDPTLYHLSINSAGINLEQALSILSNLADFKKESPEALNDKNNEEEQKKEHNFAHPSEKEFAKILDMHHIKWEYEPTEFPLEWDAEGNISMGFRPDFYLTEYDTYIELTTMKRKYVTEKNKKVKLLKETYPHINVKIVYKKDFHTLVEKFNFNKGE; from the coding sequence GTGAAGAGCTTGCAAATTATAACAATTTCTCGCCAAACAGCAAGTGGAGGTAATGAAATTGCTGAACAACTTGCCAAAAGATTAGGTTTTAAATTAATTAATCGTGATTATGTTTTAGAAAAATGGCTTCCAGATGTAGCTGATGACCATCAATTACACATGTTAAAACAGAGTCGCAAATTTTACAACCGTAGGATTGAGCAAAAATATGGACTAGAAAAAGATCTTACTTTCGCTGGTTTTATTGAAAATAGATTGAGAGATTTAGCTAAAGAAAAAAATCTACTCATTGTAGGCTTGGGAGCTCAAGTTATATTCAAAAATCATTCTAGAGCAATTCATATTAAAATAGTTGCTTCCGATGAATATAGAGTTAATAAAATTTCAAAAAAATATGGTCTTAAAAAGGAGCAGGCTGAAAGAACTATTGAACTTAGTGACCGCAAAAAACGCCGCTATGTTTGGCAGGTTCATGAAGTAGACTGGTCTGACCCAACATTATACCACTTAAGTATTAATAGTGCTGGTATCAATCTTGAGCAGGCCTTAAGTATATTAAGCAACTTAGCAGATTTTAAAAAAGAAAGCCCAGAAGCTCTTAATGATAAAAATAATGAAGAAGAACAGAAAAAAGAGCATAATTTTGCTCATCCCAGTGAAAAAGAATTTGCTAAAATACTCGATATGCATCATATAAAATGGGAATATGAACCAACTGAATTTCCTCTTGAATGGGATGCTGAAGGAAATATAAGCATGGGATTTCGACCAGATTTTTATCTAACCGAATATGACACATATATTGAATTAACGACTATGAAAAGAAAATATGTAACTGAAAAAAATAAAAAAGTTAAACTACTTAAAGAAACTTATCCCCACATAAATGTAAAAATTGTTTACAAAAAAGATTTTCACACTTTAGTTGAAAAATTTAACTTTAATAAAGGAGAATAA
- the hpt gene encoding hypoxanthine phosphoribosyltransferase codes for METDKNLGKIIISEKEISEKVEELATQINKDYKDKEIIIVSILKSSLYFMTDLTQMLEIPLKLDFLEISHYSDEDDSGIIRVTRDLEFSIANKEVLIIENIIRTGLTQSYLLRNLKSRNPKSLNICTFLNNTEKKLVELPVHYSGFEVKDEYLVGYGLDYKEKYRNLPYIAEYNFN; via the coding sequence ATGGAGACAGACAAAAATTTAGGCAAAATAATAATTAGTGAAAAAGAAATCTCAGAAAAAGTAGAAGAATTGGCTACTCAAATTAATAAGGATTATAAGGACAAAGAAATTATAATTGTAAGCATTCTCAAAAGTTCTCTCTATTTTATGACAGATTTGACCCAAATGCTTGAAATTCCTTTAAAATTAGATTTTCTAGAAATCAGTCATTACAGTGATGAAGATGATTCTGGAATAATCAGGGTTACAAGAGATTTAGAATTCAGTATTGCAAATAAGGAAGTCCTTATAATAGAAAACATTATAAGGACCGGGCTTACACAAAGTTATTTACTTAGAAATTTAAAATCCAGAAATCCAAAAAGTTTAAATATTTGTACTTTCCTCAATAATACAGAGAAAAAATTAGTAGAATTACCTGTTCATTATAGTGGTTTTGAAGTTAAAGATGAATATTTAGTCGGGTACGGTTTAGATTATAAAGAAAAATATAGAAATTTACCCTATATTGCAGAATATAATTTTAATTAA
- a CDS encoding heavy metal translocating P-type ATPase: MSDKKITFAVTGMSCAACAQSVEKSLKNTEGITEANVNINTEKATVKFNEDKISIFELEKIVVNSGYGVKKQKLDLSIKGMSCTACAQAIEKSIKKIDGVIEVNINFATEKGHVEYFGDLTEKKDIIKAVKEAGYDVESDDISDAEDKVEHENQEMKMAQKKLIYAFALTIPVFILMFGSLLGFSLPVPPFFQALIEAALAFPVVFILGYKTHKGAFNSIKHGGANMDVLITLGTLSAYAYGVSSFFFDLDRFFGLAAGIMAFHLLGKYLESKAKGRASQAIKKLMELGADTARVITGDQEKMIPVEEVGIGDIMLVKPGEKIPTDGEVIGGKSSVDESMATGESMPVKKLEGDEVIGSTINKQGVLKVKATKIGEDTFLSQVIKMVEEAQGSKVPIQAFADKVTSYFVPTVIILSILTFLAWIIIGGTQEITTAVFASIAVLVIACPCALGLATPTALMVGTGKGAENGVLIRDGEAVQTMKDITAVVLDKTGTITKGEAEVTDIITVGDFDEKEVLKLAGSAEKSSEHPLADAIVKKAKEKKIQLNETEEFNAVVGRGIKAVLNDKVILVGNQKLMELNEIDIKKLKDQIIELEEEAKTAMIVAYDGKAVGIIAVADTIKSDSVKAIKAFKDMGLKTIMITGDNARTARAIADQVGIEIIISEVLPEQKSNEVKKLQSQGEIVAMVGDGINDAPALKQANVGIAIGTGTDIAIESSDLTLVSGELSSVVSGLKLSRYTFSTIKQNLFWAFIYNTIAIPIAALGLLNPIIAAAAMTVSSISVILNSSRLKNKDISLS, from the coding sequence ATGTCTGATAAAAAAATAACTTTTGCAGTTACAGGTATGAGTTGTGCTGCCTGTGCTCAGAGTGTTGAAAAATCTTTAAAAAATACTGAAGGTATTACTGAGGCAAATGTAAATATTAATACTGAAAAAGCTACCGTAAAATTTAATGAAGATAAAATTTCTATTTTTGAACTTGAAAAAATTGTAGTTAATAGTGGTTATGGAGTTAAAAAACAAAAGCTTGACCTATCTATTAAGGGGATGTCTTGTACAGCTTGTGCTCAGGCAATTGAAAAAAGTATTAAGAAAATTGATGGAGTTATAGAAGTTAATATAAACTTTGCGACTGAAAAAGGACATGTTGAATATTTTGGTGATTTAACAGAAAAAAAAGATATTATTAAAGCAGTAAAAGAGGCAGGTTATGATGTGGAAAGCGATGATATTTCTGACGCCGAAGATAAGGTTGAACATGAAAATCAAGAAATGAAGATGGCTCAAAAAAAATTGATATATGCTTTTGCTTTAACTATTCCAGTTTTTATCTTAATGTTCGGCTCACTTTTGGGGTTCAGTTTGCCAGTACCACCTTTTTTCCAGGCTTTAATTGAGGCTGCTCTTGCCTTTCCAGTAGTGTTTATACTGGGATATAAGACCCATAAAGGTGCATTTAATTCGATTAAGCATGGTGGTGCCAATATGGATGTTTTGATAACTCTTGGTACTTTATCTGCTTATGCATATGGTGTTTCATCCTTTTTCTTTGATCTTGATAGATTCTTTGGTTTAGCTGCTGGTATTATGGCATTTCATTTGTTAGGTAAATATTTAGAAAGTAAAGCTAAAGGAAGAGCCTCACAGGCAATAAAGAAACTGATGGAGCTTGGAGCTGATACTGCAAGAGTAATAACTGGTGATCAAGAAAAAATGATTCCAGTAGAAGAAGTTGGAATTGGAGATATTATGCTTGTTAAACCCGGTGAGAAGATCCCGACTGATGGTGAAGTGATCGGAGGTAAAAGTTCTGTTGATGAATCAATGGCTACAGGCGAATCTATGCCAGTTAAAAAGCTTGAAGGTGATGAAGTCATTGGTAGTACTATTAATAAACAGGGTGTTCTTAAAGTAAAAGCAACTAAAATCGGTGAAGATACTTTTCTATCTCAAGTAATTAAAATGGTTGAGGAAGCTCAGGGCTCAAAAGTTCCTATTCAAGCTTTTGCTGATAAAGTAACTTCATATTTTGTACCTACAGTAATTATTTTATCAATATTAACTTTTTTGGCCTGGATTATTATCGGGGGTACTCAAGAAATTACTACTGCTGTTTTTGCCAGTATAGCTGTTTTAGTTATTGCTTGTCCATGTGCACTTGGATTAGCAACTCCTACTGCTTTGATGGTTGGTACAGGCAAAGGAGCAGAAAATGGAGTATTGATTAGAGATGGAGAGGCAGTACAAACAATGAAAGATATTACAGCTGTAGTCCTTGATAAAACTGGTACAATAACCAAGGGGGAAGCTGAAGTAACAGATATTATAACTGTTGGTGATTTTGATGAAAAAGAGGTGCTAAAGCTTGCTGGAAGTGCCGAAAAATCTTCAGAGCATCCACTTGCTGATGCCATTGTCAAAAAGGCAAAAGAAAAAAAAATACAGCTTAACGAAACTGAAGAATTTAATGCAGTAGTAGGTCGAGGTATTAAAGCAGTGTTAAATGACAAAGTGATTTTAGTTGGGAATCAAAAATTAATGGAGTTAAATGAAATTGATATCAAAAAATTAAAAGATCAAATTATTGAATTAGAAGAAGAAGCAAAAACTGCAATGATAGTTGCTTATGATGGGAAAGCTGTAGGGATTATTGCTGTAGCTGATACTATAAAAAGTGATTCTGTAAAAGCAATTAAAGCTTTTAAAGATATGGGTCTAAAAACTATTATGATAACTGGTGATAATGCAAGAACCGCTAGAGCTATTGCAGATCAGGTTGGAATAGAAATAATTATTTCTGAAGTATTACCTGAACAAAAGTCAAATGAGGTCAAAAAATTGCAGTCTCAAGGAGAGATAGTGGCTATGGTAGGTGATGGAATAAATGATGCACCTGCATTAAAACAGGCAAATGTTGGAATTGCAATTGGAACTGGTACAGATATCGCCATCGAGTCTTCAGATCTTACATTAGTAAGCGGTGAGTTAAGTTCTGTAGTTTCAGGCTTAAAATTAAGCCGATATACATTTTCTACAATCAAGCAAAATTTATTCTGGGCTTTTATATATAACACTATAGCAATTCCAATTGCAGCTTTAGGTTTATTAAATCCTATTATTGCAGCAGCAGCTATGACAGTAAGTTCAATCAGCGTTATTCTAAATTCAAGTAGATTGAAAAATAAGGATATTAGTTTAAGTTAA